The following are encoded together in the Glycine max cultivar Williams 82 chromosome 8, Glycine_max_v4.0, whole genome shotgun sequence genome:
- the LOC100820078 gene encoding DEAD-box ATP-dependent RNA helicase FANCM isoform X3 → MYNYFRWFPQGKIVFAAPSRPLVMQQIEACHNIVGIPQEWTVDMTGQLSPPKRAQFWKTKRVFFVTPQVLEKDIHSGTCLVKYLVCLVIDEAHRAMGNYAYCEAVRELMSVPVQLRILALTATPGSKQQTVQAVIDNLHISRLEYRSETDHDVISYVHSRKIELIQVAMGPEAVEINNKFMEVIRPIVARLTNIGVIQNRDYRTLSPCQLLEIREKFRQRPRQDLSHVNYEDVEGYFGVLITLYYIHKLLSSHGIRPAHEMLERKLKQGYFAKFMSKNEVILKARQLMQQSLSHGASSPKLSKMLDVLLEHFKTNDPQNSRVIIFSNYRESVRDIMNALGDIGELVKATEFIGQSSGKAMKGQSQKVQQAVLKKFRSGAYNVIVATSIGEEGLDIMEVDLVISFDANISPLRMIQRMGRTGRKHDGRVVVFACEGTELKGYLQKQAKSKTISKHMRNGGINSFTFHPSPRMIPHVLKPEVKCVELSIEKFIPRPKNVKDDELHISPSKDKLTVAEIDLLETYFHPTVENNSRMSLIAFPHFQTFPSRVHKVKHSSGTLMLIDMMQRLQGLVSFPEDDKTSSLQEDLCLGHGKPVTTTELDEAKKDNESCSRHKMRRNLVSVNCLEMDSCHLGIQSKDLVDLTRQDGTFCDLGKNQEEACEGDETIPETPIAKRSLSNEGDNDGQMVNLVEIETSSLAANACINGMRDEELSPRLTNLIRSGVVPESPVDERGGCLQGKSRYNSIIRDFVLPVHLHKEQDVSSLSSSETKEVIIDKGTNKNVCTSPINETQSPLLDLKNCAIRRGRVFLSQIEEGHAHNTDPSFSEEAYPADCGEMSESIKPARKFKRLRKAEDTERNMNQKNNKLFASTANFLKPSSASNPAQYKHGQGKRKSTHNVRDFIEEEAEVSSDGYVSNDEDDEEGSSFDSFIDDRTNPTAASQPEASRMDMMAIYRRSLLSQTPSNGGLDLCATFTPDRVTMAASISESEDSTGKTVDHFHAEPTKQSANRTLESVSINQITSEAVASTCYPMGTGTETRSHKRRLAFYHSGHFPNMNLQREFELQSKKDVVHTDATTDVLCDDQFYNDLDLDELEAQATLLLKQKLDLSNQKQDTVPQSHTSNLDIFQSPSFDLGI, encoded by the exons ATGTATAACTACTTCAGATGGTTTCCTCAAG GCAAAATAGTCTTTGCTGCTCCTTCTCGGCCACTTGTCATGCAGCAGATAGAAGCATGCCACAATATTGTGGGAATACCTCAA GAATGGACAGTTGATATGACTGGTCAGCTAAGTCCTCCCAAAAGAGCTCAATTTTGGAAAACAAAGCGAGTTTTCTTTGTCACTCCACAAGTGTTGGAAAAGGATATTCATTCTG GTACATGTTTGGTGAAGTACTTGGTATGTTTGGTGATTGATGAAGCTCACAGAGCAATGGGAAATTACGCTTATTGTGAAGCTGTTCGCGag TTAATGTCTGTACCAGTACAGCTGAGAATATTAGCGTTAACTGCAACGCCAGGAT CAAAGCAACAGACAGTCCAAGCTGTCATTGATAATTTGCATATCTCCAGACTTGAATATCGCAGTGAAACTGACCATGATGTTATCTCATATGTTCACAGTAGGAAGATAGAATTGATACAG GTTGCAATGGGCCCAGAAGCGGTAGAAATAAACAATAAGTTTATGGAAGTAATACGCCCTATAGTAGCCAGGCTTACAAATATTGGGGTCATTCAGAACAGAGATTACCGCACT TTGAGCCCTTGTCAATTACTTGAAATAAGGGAAAAGTTTCGCCAACGGCCTAGGCAAGATCTTTCTCATGTCAACTATGAAGATGTTGAAGGGTATTTTGGCGTTCTCATTACTCTTTATTACATCCATAAGTTGCTCTCAAGTCACGGAATAAGGCCAGCACATGAGATGCTTGAGAGAAAATTGAAGCAAGG ATATTTTGCAAAATTTATGAGTAAAAATGAAGTTATTCTGAAAGCAAGGCAGCTAATGCAGCAAAGTTTGTCTCACGGAGCATCTAGTCCAAAATTGTCCAAAATGCTAGATGTATTACTGGAGCATTTCA AAACTAATGATCCGCAAAACTCCAGGGTAATTATCTTCTCCAATTACAGAGAAAGTGTCag GGATATAATGAATGCACTTGGAGATATTGGGGAATTAGTCAAAGCTACTGAGTTTATTGGTCAAAGTTCAG GGAAAGCAATGAAAGGTCAGTCCCAAAAAGTTCAACAGGCTGTGCTGAAG AAATTTCGGTCTGGCGCCTATAATGTTATTGTTGCTACATCAATTGGTGAAGAAGGTCTTGATATCATGGAAGTTGATCTTGTCATATCTTTTGATGCTAATATTTCACCACTCAGAATGATCCAGCGAATGGGGAGAACAGGAAGAAAGCATGATGGACGAGTCG TAGTTTTTGCTTGTGAAGGGACAGAGTTGAAGGGCTACTTGCAAAAACAGGCAAAGAGCAAGACTATAAGTAAACACATGCGAAATGGGGGCATAAATAGCTTTACCTTTCATCCTAGTCCAAGGATG ATTCCTCATGTCCTTAAACCAGAAGTTAAATGCGTTGAGCTGTCCATTGAGAAATTTATTCCTCGtccaaagaatgtgaaagatGATGAGCTCCACATTTCTCCATCAAAGGACAAACTAACTGTTGCGGAAATTGATTTACTTGAAACATATTTTCACCCTACTGTGGAAAACAATAGTAGAATGTCTCTTATTGCCTTTCCCCACTTTCAGACCTTTCCTTCTAGAGTGCATAAAGTGAAGCATTCCTCTGGAACATTGATGCTTATAGACATGATGCAGCGCTTGCAAGGACTAGTATCATTTCCAGAAGATGACAAAACTTCTTCACTTCAG GAAGATCTGTGTTTGGGACATGGTAAGCCAGTCACCACTACCGAACTTGATGAAGCTAAAAAGG ACAATGAATCGTGCTCTAGGCATAAAATGAGAAGGAATTTAGTCTCTGTTAATTGTCTGGAGATGGATTCGTGTCATTTGGGGATTCAAAGCAAAGACTTAGTTGACCTAACTCGACAAGATGGTACTTTCTGTGACTTGGGTAAGAATCAAGAGGAAGCATGTGAGGGTGATGAGACAATTCCTGAAACTCCAATTGCTAAGAGAAGTTTGTCAAATGAAGGAGATAATGATGGTCAAATGGTAAATCTTGTGGAGATTGAGACTTCTTCATTGGCTGCAAATGCATGCATTAATGGCATGAGAGATGAAGAACTTAGTCCACGTTTAACTAATTTGATTAGAAGTGGTGTTGTTCCAGAGTCTCCGGTTGACGAAAGAGGTGGGTGTCTTCAAG GGAAATCAAGATACAATTCTATCATACGTGATTTTGTGTTACCTGTTCATCTCCACAAAGAACAGGATGTTAGTTCTTTAAGCTCTAGTGAAACTAAAGAGGTCATTATTGATAAGGGCACCAACAAGAATGTCTGTACTTCCCCCATTAATGAAACTCAAAGCCCTTTACTTGACCTGAAAAATTGTGCAATTAGAAGAGGACGAGTCTTCCTTTCTCAAATTGAGGAAGGCCATGCACATAACACTGATCCAAGCTTCAGCGAAGAAGCATATCCAGCAGATTGTGGTGAAATGTCCGAAAGCATTAAACCTGCACGCAAATTTAAAAGGTTGCGGAAAGCTGAAGATACTGAAAGAAATATGAATCAGAAAAACAATAAACTTTTTGCTTCAACAGCAAACTTTCTCAAACCATCTTCTGCCTCCAATCCTGCACAATATAAGCATGGCCAAG GTAAAAGGAAATCAACACACAATGTGAGAGACTTCATTGAGGAGGAAGCCGA AGTATCTTCAGATGGCTATGTATCtaatgatgaagatgatgaggaAGGCAGTTCATTTGACAGTTTCATAGATGACAGGACCAACCCTACAGCAGCCAGTCAGCCTGAAGCTAGTAGAATGGACATGATGGCAATTTACAG GCGTTCTTTGCTCAGTCAAACACCAAGTAATGGAGGGCTTGATCTTTGTGCCACCTTTACTCCTGACCGTGTGACTATGGCAGCCAGTATTAGTGAAAGTGAGGATTCTACAGGGAAGACAGTGGATCACTTCCACGCAGAGCCAACCAAACAGTCAGCAAATCGGACTTTGGAATCTGTTAGTATCAACCAGATAACCTCAGAAGCAGTGGCTTCAACTTGTTATCCTATGGGAACTGGGACAGAGACAAGAAGTCACAAACGAAGATTGGCATTTTACCATTCTGGACACTTCCCAAATATGAACCTTCAACGAGAATTTGAACTTCAATCAAAGAAAGACGTAGTGCACACTGATGCAACTACAGATGTTCTATGTGATGATCAATTTTATAATGATCTTGATCTTGACGAGTTGGAGGCACAAGCAACATTGCTTCTAAAACAGAAATTAGATTTGTCTAATCAGAAACAAGATACGGTCCCTCAATCTCACACATCCAATCTTGATATTTTTCAGTCTCCATCATTTGACCTTGGGATATGA